The genomic segment ACAATTTTTGGGTTCTTTTttgcaggtgtttgacaaatttctgttaaagtttgaaaaaaatttttttgcaattttttgcactaaaatgctggtgttaccgtacagttttcattttcacaagggagaataggaaaaaagccccccaaaatgtatatccccatttcctctgagtaagaacataccccatgtgtggatgtaaagtgctctgcgggtgcactacaatgctcagaagagaaggagcgcaattgggcttctggagagagaatgtgtccgaaattgaaggccatgtgtgtttacaaagcccccatagtgccagaacagtggacccccccccccacatgtgaccccattttggaagctacacccctcatgtattgtaataaggggtagagtgagcatttatacctcacaggtgtctgacagatttttggaacagtggtccgtgaaaatgaaaaattaaattttttatttgcacagcccactgttccaaagttctgtcaaatgccagtggggtgcaaatgtacactgcaccccttattaaattctgtgaggggtgtagtttccaaaattgggttgacatgtgggggtccactgttctggcaccatgtggggctttgtaaatgcacatggcctcccatttctattccaaccaaattctctcaccaaaagcacaccttcttttctgagcattgtagatcacccactgagcactttacatccacatatggggtatttccatactcagaagaaatggaattacaaattttgggaggctttttctccaattactccttgtgaaaattaaaaatttggggtattttagtaataaaaaataacatttttgtttttcacgCCCaactttgtcaagcacctgtgggatgttaaagctcactgtaccccttgttatgttccttgagggatgtagtttccaaaatagtatgccatgtgttttttttttttttttttttgctgttcttgcaccataggggcttcctaaatgtgacatgccccccaaaaaccatttcagaaaaatttgctttccaaaagccaaatatgacttattttctgagcattgtagttcaccagcagagcattttacatcctaacatggggaatttccatacttagaagagatggggtaacaaattttggggggcattttgttctataaccccttgtaaaaatgttaaatttgggggaaaaccagaattttagtgaaaaaaaaaactcatttacacatccaactttaacaaaaagtcaccaaacacctgtgggttgttaagggtCAATGGACCacctgttacgtttcttgaggagtgtagtttccaaaatagtacgccatgttgttttttagtttttttgctgttctggcaccataggggcttcctaaatgtgacatgccccccaaaagccatgtcAGAaacactcactctccaaaatcccattgttgctccttcccttctgagccttgtagtgcacccacagagcacttaacatccacatataaggtatttccttactcaagagaaattgtgttacaaattttgggggggctttttctccttttaccccttgtaaaactttcaaaaactgggtctacaagaacatgcaagtgtaaaatgaagattttggattttctccttcaccttactgctattcctgtgaaacacctaaagggttaatacaattTCTGAAtgcaattttgaatactttggggggtgcaatttttataatggggtcatttatggggtatttctaatatgaagatccctcaaatccacttcaaaactgaactggtccctgaaaaattattattatttttcttttctttttttttttttttttatgagtaaACTCTGTCTGACACTCCCAGGATTTTCATGAAATCTCTCACACGCCAATTTTGTGGcagtttctcataaaaaaaaaactgccaagcaaccacagccgtcacgtgatataaatgttaaaggggtactccggtgaaaaccttttttattttaaatcaactggctctggaaagttaaacagatttttacattacttctattaaaaaatcttaatccttcctatacttattagctgctgaatactacagaggaaattattttctttttggaatgctctctgatgacatcaggagcacagtgctctctgctggcgttattataataataataagtctttatttatttattgttgtccttagtgggatttgaacccaaggccccagcactgcaaagcagcagtgctaaccactaagccaccatgctgcccttagcatacatctgctctgcatggttgctaaaatggacagagatgtcagcagagagcactgtgctcgtgatgtcctcagtgttccaaaaagaaaggattttcctctgtagcagtcagcagctaataagtacagggaggattaagattttttaatagaagtaatttacaaatatgtttaactttctggcaccagttgatttaaaataaaaaaggttttcaccagagtacccctttaagaactctgGGGTGACGGGGTCCCACTGGATgaacccccctgcgatcagacatcttatctcttatccatttgatggggataagatgtctaaagtacccctttaaggttttttatTGTAAATATTGAATATAAAGCCAGGAACAGATCGTGAGTGAAGGAAATGTATAATGGTGAGAGTGAGGCTTATCCTCTTTTTGAATCCATTCCTGGCTTTATATTCAAGAAATGCAAAAACCTGAATATGTGAACACAACCTCAGAAGAAGCTTATATGtataagtgaataaaaaaaacagatgaaTGTATCCTTTATGTATTAAAGAGTTAGATTAAATATGGTATCATAGGCAGGTGGATAAATGGATAGAGAGATTGAGAAAGAGAAATAACTAGACAGGTTATCACTGAAATTATTTGTGCATGAAAATAATAATGGATGCGCTTTCATTAAAGAATACACCAGGTTTATTGTGATGGACAAGTGGTGGACACAAGTAGAAGTCAGCCAAAGACTGGTGCGAAAACACAAGCTACAAAATTATATTACAGCTGAATCATGTTCTTTGACTGGCTATGGATGTGATAACAAACTTATGTGCGTAGTTTCCTCTGAACTTCCCACACCATGGTGTGCTGCAGGTACTGATGTAGTCTTCTCGCCCAAAAGCATTTCTTTATCTGTACTTGGAGGTCAGAACAGTAGAGACTTCAGAAAGGAATTTGTCCCAAGCAGACTGTGCTTCGGCGGTGAAATCATCAGGAAAGTGAACGGCCAGGACAACCTGTATGGTGTGAGACAGCAGCTGCAAAGGGGAAGAAATCGCTTGTTAATTCTCACATGTACCATAAAATGTAGCAAGTGCTAAAATATTTTACCAAATCCTATATTCTAATACCCTTTCCGATTAATAAATACCCAAGGCATGCAAGTGGTTAAATTGTATAGAAGGTACAATTGCAATACAATGACATACAGTAACATTAAAGTGATATAACACACTAATGAGTTATACAgttattttatataaaatgttaatcattacaaaaaaaaacattggctGGCAatttaaggctggattcacacacacAGCATTTTGGTACCCAACATATGGGTCTTATCTTGGTCACTATTTTTACCAAAACCACGAGTGGGCAAAAATCTGTGAAAAAAGGTGCAACATTTTCCAATTTAGTTTTTCTTTGTGTAAATTCCACTACTGGTTTTGCTAAAACTAATGAGAAAATAAGACTGATAACAGATACTAACAGTTACTAGAGAAGTTCCCAAAAGTTAGTcgttccttaaaggaaaactgtcagcttgctccccccgcactaaccagcagtactggctggtagtgcggggaatgctgatcagtttgatgcttaccgtgcccggatccccgCGCCGtttggccgtaatcttctattttcggtatatgctaattaggtgctaacttgcatcggccgggctaactggcactctgacattaGTGCTTTTGGCTGCATCACCATCCAGCTCATCAACATTCCtatacagagtggggagaagagggagaggcggagggagaggaggaatattgatgagttgGGCGGCGCTGCAGCCAGAAaagctgacgtcagagtgccagttaacaCGGCCCGTGCAAGTTCGCACCTAATTAGTATATACCAAAGATAGAAGATTACTGCCAAACAGCGCtgtggatccgggcatggtaagcatcatctgatcagcgtcccccacactaccagcccgtaccgctggttagtgcagggggagcaagctgaccgtTTTTCTTTAATAGAGTACACTTAacaaaactttatatataaaaacatttcatATCCCTTACCTCAAAGTTTCCAGGGTCCACTCTCAAGTTGTAGGCGTGGAGGTCGCTAAGGGTGGACAGGTTGTTATTAAGGTCACCCAGATGACCGGCAGCATTTCCAAGAGCATTTAAGATCTTTCCCCCTTGGTTGAGGAGGTCAGCAGATCCATGAGACAAGTCAAAGTGGGGAAAGTAGGTCTTGGTCTGAGGGAAGCTCAGAAACAGTCTAGAATAAAAGGAATCAGGATAAGAATAgtgaatgaaaacaaaaaaaatagtatAGTTTTATAAAAAGGTTTTCTATGTTTATAGCTAACTGGGAGTTATACTACAGATCTACTATTATTGATTTTAAAGAGAACTGGGAGTTATACTACATACTCTATTACTCTAGAATACTTTGAATAAAAATTAATAccagagatgtttttttcatAGCTATCAGCAACTAATGCAGAAAATACATGgaagaaatttttataaaaaccaTTCGAGATTATTGAGTCTACTGCAATGAATGACATAAATAACATATGAACAATACTGTATGTAGTGTGTAATctgatacagtgtatacagattaCCATTAAAATTTTAACATATTGTAATCATAGTAATCTATTGTAAAGTTAGTACTAATAGGTGAACAGAAATTATATTACCTTTCCAAAGCCTCAGCACCCAGAGTGTTGGCTTGAGGAGCAATCTTGGCCCAAAGGGCCTGGATGAGAGTGCCTTCACTTGAAGTCAGAGTCATTGTGATGTGAAGTTGAGTCTTGGGTTGACTTGGAAACTCAAGAAAAGTCCATGTAGTATGGCTATTGTTGTAGCTTTTTAAAGGCTGCATGTCCAATTCACACAAACTAAATTACAATTCTATTGGCTAAAACCAAATCCCACCCTGTAGAGATATCTACTCAGCAAGATGTGCAATTTGAGCTGACATACAATAAAACCTTATCTCTGTATGTTGCATGCTAAGCACATATGCTCTTCTTCAGGCTCGTGTACTGTTCATTGATCATCAGCAGAAAGCTACAGCTACGCTTTTATACCAGTATGATGAAACAGAACATACCATTGTATCGTACAGAAAAACAAATTTTCTAATATGTTTTCATTTATACAGTAAAAGTGCAAATCAATATTGTACAATTGCCTTTTATGGGTGGTAGTTTTCTAAATATGTCATGAATGTTATATGAATTTCATACATTGATGTTTTTCTATTCTACAAAGTATTCTTTTctcatatactatatatatgaaaatgatgtatttttatatagttatatatatttatacagcaggcataccatgcaaatgcctggagggcacagtttggagaccactatattgtggtctccaaactgtagccatccagatgttgcaaaactacaattcccagcatgctcagacagtcagtgcatgctgaaagttgtagttttgcaacatctggaggaccacagtttggagacccctacacattggtctccaaactgttgacctccagatgttgcaaaactacatctcccagcatgtctggacagtctgggcatgcttgaagttgtagttttgcaacatctggatggctacagtttggagaccactacttaaaggtctccaaactgttctttcccagttgttgcataactacaactcctagcatgccttttagCTGtcagtgcacgctgggagttgtagttttgcaacagctggaggcacactggttgtgtaacatggagctagagtctgtttcctaactcagtgattccaacctgtgtgcctccagctgttgcaaaactacaactcccagaatgcactgacagaccgttcatgctgggagttgtggttttgcaactgctCGAGGCACATGGTTTGAAATTACTgctctagagtctgtttcctaactcagtggttccccaccagtgtgcctacagctgttgcaaaacaatttgtaatgaatgtgaatatcgccgcgattctatggcgcaaatcgcttcattaagtccttccagtaatttttaggggctgtatactaaagagaaatccaaaaaagaaatgcatttcctctgatgtcatggccaaagtgctctctgctgacctctgctgtccattttaggaactgtccagagcaggagaaaatccccatagcaaacatatgctgctctggacagttcctaaaatggatagcagaggcaggaataatttttcagtgtctttgttccacaaaaaattatctgctggttataccagtctgtagtccattcctaatagtgtttgagtgcaattttgtgtttagtacacagcttcttTAGGCTGcaccactgttgtgtactgctggttttttacaaaaatatgttttttgtaagtgtactgtagcgcatttttctgcccttataagtgcatactgcatacatctaagaagtgtactattttgtacctgttaatctgtgaagggcctagatactgtgaaagtccaggcaaaagtaatcaccggctggcgtTTTACTCCACTATGTTTttgaagcatactgtagtgcatttttctgccctcataagtgcatgccacacacctacatctaagtagtgtactattttgtaccttttaatctgtcaagagcctatatactgtgaaaggacagacaaaagtaatcaccggctggtgttatacaaaaatacagagtttttaggcatattatagcacatttttctgccctcatcagtgcacaccacatacgtacatctaagtattgtactatttttcacctgttaatctgtcaagggcctacatactgtgaaaggacagacaaaggtaatctcctgctgctgttttacaaaaatacagtttttaggcatattgtagcgcatgtttctgccctcatcagtgcataccgcatatgtacatctaagtagtgtattattttgtacctgttaatctgttaagagcctagatactgaaagtccaggcaaaaatactcaccagctggtgttgtactcagatacttttttaggtgtattgtagcccatttttctgccctcatcagtgcataccgcatacgtacatctaagtagtgtactattttgtacctgttaatctgtcaaaggcctacatactgtgaaaggacagacaaaagtaatctcctgttggtgttttacaaaaatacagagtttttaggcgtattgtagcgcatttttctgtcctcatcagtgcataccgcatatgtacttctaagtagtgtgctattttgttcctattaatctgtcaagagcctacatactgtgaaagtccaggcaaagtactcaccagctggtgttgtactcagatacttttttaagtgtactgtagagcatttttctgccctcatcagtgcatacctcatacctacatctaagtagtgtactatattgttcctgttaaactgtcaagggcctagatactgtgaaaggccagccaaaagatcatatcagctgctgttctagacaaatactgttttaggcatagtgaagcgtattgtactgccctcatatacacactaagtatatcagccagagaagtgccaggacgtgcacagaggagtggtagaggcctaaatccttcaggcagagttctcagcagactaggggcgagtagcagcaggagtTTCAGCGAGAGGcccgagctcccgttatcagctagcggtcgtgtctcgaccagcaacccatctgccgtcgtcgattggttaacacggtcatccacttcattgcaagtgacatctgacaccaccagtcaacagtcggtgggttcctcagacacaaccctcagttggcatggcccgggagcagtccctgtcctcctattgcctctgacctatgctgttccctcccctacagaagtatcttatgctgtgggttcagctccactattcactgaggacgatctaataaaggacagtcagcagctacttcccagccaaaaagtggaggagacctccaacgcttcctccactaggcgggcaagtagtgatgaggagagtgacgtgggaggcggtgttgccagggttcagggccctgaagcagacactgttgaggaacctgaggaggacatcagtgatgtgcaaacacttgttgatgatgatgaagccgatcacaattgggagccgggtgcagaaggggcttcatcatcatcaggagaagagagttgcaggttgcccttgaggcagcagctgagccagcaaggcggtagcatggttggcagtcagcgtggtggcagaagtcgaaattctggagccaaatgtgcccggggagaccacctgtttcgtggcagcctactttcccgggaggtagtggaacaggggttcctggagacagtggcagtagcagtcatttagtgcggactgttggtgggaaaatcagcggctcggcggtctggcagtttttcatcaagagtttttcatcaagcatccggaggaggttcacgtagccacatgcaagatatgtcagcagaagttgaagcgtggccagggtctcaatgttggcaccacggccctgcgtcaacatatgctttacccccataaagcggcctgggaaaaccgtgtctccaatgtagtggtccagcctgctgcatgacCCAGTGGAACTCCACTCCCtcttttagccagccaaggctccaccacctcagggagctgtgtgtcatatcctccttctgtcattgcagatgcttctgctcctcctacttttagtcagccattccactaacaatccattggcaaagccatgtccaagagacaacagaatgcgctcactcatccaatggcgcagaagcttaatgtgctcctgtctaagttgctggtgatgcagtccctcccttttcaagtggtgcacatttcagagaactgatggcttgtgccgagccgaggtggagagtgccaagccatcatttctttgcgaagaaggcagtgccagtcctgcacaattttgtggaagagaaggtgggccagtccttgagcctgtcggtgtgtaccaaagtgcacgtcagcatcgacgtctggagctgtccTTTACGTCTCACtgtgtgaatgtggttcctgcacagccacaaacccaacttgaacaggtcacaccgcttcctcctccacgttctcagcctgttggtcctgtgacagtgtgcgactccgcctcctcatcctccaccatgtcctcagcctccactgcccagacaagtctcagtggcccttcagcataccatgtgtgcagggcacggtggtgtcatgctgttcttcacgtggtttgccttgcgaaaagagtcacacaggggaggaactgctaaaagtaattcgtaaagaaattggagtatggcttactccacaaaaactggaaatgggaaccatggggactgacaacgggaagaacaccttgcatgtgctgcgacaaggaaggctgagccatgcgccctgcatggcacacgttttcaatctggttgtgaagttgttcctgaagtgttcccccatttgcaagacatcctaacaaggaaggaaactttgcatgcacttcagccactcatacaccgcaaagcacaccctccttgagctgcagcatcagaacggtaacccacaacatagtctgatttgtgacattgccacacattggaattccaccctccatatgttggaacgaccgtacaaacagagaaaagccatcaccgatttcttgatgatccaagtggataggggtactgccctgtgtaacttcattgtgaaccagtggcagcttatacgtgacacctgccatttgctcaggccctttgaggaaaccacattattagtaaatcgccaggattatggTATGAACGACATCATTTCACtgtttcatctactacaacacatgttggaaacaatggctagtcagggcactggagatttggcacctacatctcacggccacatgagtcctgtgggggctgaactggaggagggggaaggggaggggcacagtggagcacagtttaggtttcaccaaattgGAATTTTTTCTAGTaaactgacaggagaggaggagcaggagcagccagaggagctagagggttatgaggaaggcgagaaagaggacccagacacaccgtggcagtatgcaggggagatggaggccgggagtccctccgagtcacttgcacaaatggcacgatgcatgctgaccTGCTTGCATAGTgaaagccgaattgtcaccattcggcagcgggatgacttctggatctccaccttattggatgctcgctaccgccacaaaataggagccttttttacacccactgagagggaggacaaaatgacctactacagaagcatcctatgtagtcagttggcagatgcctatcagtgccatcgtccatcctctcgcaggtcggaATCGGGGGGGCCCTGCGCTCACCTtacactgccatggctgcaggggaggggtggggtggcaagagcagtatcagctctatcagcagcagccCGAGTATACAATCGCTGATgactcgcatagtgaagcaactcatcagcagcaggtagacctggagaaggacctgaaccagcaggtggtggtataccttgacatgcccatgccaacacactttaaagatccactggacttttgggcagccaaacttgatttgtagccgcaattagcagagttttccctggagaactcgtctgtccacaaaaaatgtggagagactgacctttgtgaagatgaatcaggcatggatcagccaggatttccaaccaccaattcctgatgcatgagagtagattgaccatggtgccacaccaacacttcacaaatatggacagatttaaggcgctgctccccagttacaaacattcctccccattagaccttttttcacccaccttcgtgactgggtactggtattgccacccgctgcagcactctgtcaccgggtcactttcaggactcctgatgctgctgccacctccaggctgcctcattcagccactatatggtctcttctcatgcttcagcttactcaaggctgtgtcattcagccactatatggtgtcctcctactgctgccacctccaggctctgtcattgtgctgccatgtgactccttgtttgattaggtcctttgtacccacacgccggagcctgggacactaaaacttgggagttaagagttcaatttcaaaaccctcaatttcaatttaaaaatcttacatttgtatttaaaattctaaaatttcaatggtctcctcatgcttctgccaactccaggctgtgccattcagacactgtatggtctcctcatgcgtcagccacctccaggctgtgccattcaggcaatatatagtctctgtttgacaaagggtcacgtgacccgaaacgcgtcacatcctatCCGGAGTGCCGGTATGTGTATCATCCTGTTACCTGTGTATACCTTTTGAATAAATCTGAAGACCGTGTGCTGGCTCTTGCTTTCTTTCTTCATATCTCTGAGGAGACTGCCGGGCGCAAGGAAAGAAGTAGCTGACTATCTTCCATTTTCGCTAATATATAGTCTCCATATATTGTCTGTGTATTGTaagaaacatgtgggtatccttgaattactctcccagcattattgccatgttgatatcaGACCAGCAatgaaaggaatattgccaaggactagcagaaacggaactgtggatactgaccgcCGGCTgctggaattgactgactatcccaggtggtagatttaccattttgaagttcctcagttccagtaggctttaagttgttcattctttgttttg from the Hyla sarda isolate aHylSar1 chromosome 8, aHylSar1.hap1, whole genome shotgun sequence genome contains:
- the LOC130284294 gene encoding hemoglobin subunit alpha-3-like, translating into MQPLKSYNNSHTTWTFLEFPSQPKTQLHITMTLTSSEGTLIQALWAKIAPQANTLGAEALERLFLSFPQTKTYFPHFDLSHGSADLLNQGGKILNALGNAAGHLGDLNNNLSTLSDLHAYNLRVDPGNFELLSHTIQVVLAVHFPDDFTAEAQSAWDKFLSEVSTVLTSKYR